The sequence GGTACTTCTTTTGGTGGTTTTTTAGGTCTTAAGGGGCATGCATCAGGCGGTTATACCGGCGATGGTAATAAATATGATATTGGTGGCTATGTGCACAAGGGTGAATTTGTGTTTACCAAGGGAGCCACTAGCCGCCTTGGTGTAGCCAATCTCTACCGTTTAATGAATAACACTAAAAAAGGTTATGCGACCGGTGGTTATGTTGGTCCTGCGCCAACCCCGCTGTACGGTATGCATCCGGTTGCTGGTGGTGTTAATGTCAATTTGGGCGGTATTCATCTTGATAATCAACCCTCACAATCTAGTCACACAAATATGGATATGCGTTTGGCAGAACAATCATTGACGCGAAAAATAAAGTCAGTGTTAGTGGCAGAAAGCCGCGATGGCGGTGATCTACATAAGATTATTAAAGCGGTTAATGGCAGGTAGTATTAAATCCTGTTTAAGTAACAAATAATGCCTTCTGTTTGCTTCATTTTACTCCGCATCTTAGTTAAAATTTTCAAATTTGATTAATTCGAGGATGTAATAAATGGAAGTAATATTTTATGCTATTTTTTTAGGGTTAATACCCGCCATGATTGCAAATAGCAAAGGGCGATCATTTGCACTGTGGTGGATTTATGGCACATTAATTTTTATCATTGCGCTAGTACATTCTATTTTGATCAGAAAAGATAATCATGTAATTGAAAAACGGCTAGCTTCTGATGGACTGGTTAAATGTCCATTTTGTGCTGAAATGATCAAACATGAAGCAATCAAATGTAAGCATTGTGCTAGTGACTTACCAAAAGCGCAATTACACGCTTCCAACCATCCAAATGACTTCGATGTAACCGCATTAACTATTAGAAAAAAAGAGGGTTACCTGATTAATGATGATGAAGTCAAAAGTTTGTTGAATATTTACTTAAAAAATCATCAGAAGAGTGTGACATTGATGTTGAATTTAAGGATGAAATTAATTCCGTCAGAACAGCACTACCTAGTGAGGTACATGAATCATTTGATAGAAGGATACAATACTGGCAGTCAGCATTAGCAAACTAAAATGTTCAGCCCCAATTGGGGCTTATTTTTTTCCTTTGTTTACCTATATACGCCATTGACTTATAATTTAAAGGCGTATAACATGTTCTCAAATATACACCAATGGCGTAGTTAATATGATATTCATTGAGACGGTTATTTTTACTGAAGATTGCAAAGGGTTATTGACCGATGATGAATATCGCGAGTTTCAACAATATCTTGCAGACAACCCTGATGCTGGCGATGTTATTCAACGTACCGGTGGATTACGTAAAGTCAGATGGGCGTCAAGTGGTAAAGGAAAACGCGCTGGTGTCCGGGTAATTTATTATCACAAGGTTGATGTATCTCATATCAGGCTATTACTGATTTATAAAAAGGGCATTAAAGATGACCTGAGTGAGTCAGAAAAAAAAGTACTGAGAACACTAAATGAGGGGTGGTAACAATGGATAAAAAACTATTTTCCAGGCTAACTGAAAGCATGGAACAGATGAATGAAATTATCAGTGGTGAACGAGCACCTTCTCGTGAAACGATGGTTGAGGCAGTAAAAGTAAAACAAATTCGTAAGGCAACAGGCTTGAGCCAGGCCGGTTTTGCTAAATTAATCTCGGTAAATGTTGGCACACTTCGTAACTGGGAACAGGGCAGGCGCGACCCGACGGGTCCGGCCAAAGCGTTATTAAGAGCGATAGAGAAAGATCCAGTCCACGTTTTAAAAGCTTTATCTATCTAGGGAATGGCTGTAAAGGTCATCACCGTGCGATAAATAAGTTACTACTTTAAGTATTACGAAGACCTATTTTATATATCTTTTGATTGCCGCTTGACACGTACTTTTGTAAAACCTGTTGCATGATAAATATAGTAATGTACAATTGTAATACAAACGTCATTACATTATGGTGATATTATGAGCACTATTCAAATAAGAGTGGATGAAGAGCTGAAAAAAAATGCCTATCGCGCATTTGATAAAATGAATCTTTCCCCTTCTGATGCTATGAGGCTTTTTTTACGCTATGTGGTAGAGAATGAAAAACTGCCATTCACAGAAGTATCGGTATTGATCGCAGAGCAAGATGATGACAATGACATTTTAGAAGTTGTGCGCGAACGTCTAAAGAAACCAGCTAGACGAGTCCGGGTAAACCTTGATGAAATTTAGTATAGAATTTGATGAACGTGCGCTAAAAGAATGGCAAAAGTTGGATATAAATATTCGCGAGCAGTTTAAAAAGAAGTTAAGGAAGTTACAAGATAATCCCTATATCGAATCAGCCCGATTACATGGTGAATTAGCGGGATGCTTTAAAATAAAACTCCATTCATCGGGCTACCGCCTGGTCTACCAGGTGATAGACGAAGAAATTGTGATATGGGTGATAGCAATTGCTAAACGCGAAAAATCAACAGTTTACAAATCAGCTACTGGCCGTATTGCGCGATGAGCTGTACTCTTGTCATATAATTGTTTTATATGTTTTTTGTTGGTTTTTCCTGTTCAAGAGAAATGCTTTATAAAACTAGATTATTTTTCAGTCGAGCAGATAAAATAGGCACGGCTCGCAATAAAAATCATCAATAGAATGATAAAGACTCATTCAAAAAAATAAGCTGTTATTGAAATTAAATAATTTCCCTAAAACCCGCCTTGCGCGGGTTTTTCTTTTATAGGTACAAATAGATATGGCGATGGAAGAATTCAAATGGCAAACACAGATTCAACATCAACCGGCGGGAGAATTTTCACATCGGATTAAAAAAGTCGAATTTGGTGATGGTTACAGTCAGGTTGCTGCTAATGGCATTAATCCAGAAACACAATCATGGGCATTTATATATTTAGGCAAAAAAGAGCAAGTGATGCCGATATTTTATTTTATCCGCCGCCACACCTTTAAATCATTTATTTGGATGCCGCCGTTTGGTGATAAAGGACTCTACCGGGTCAATGCGGACTCAATCAGCATGACCCCACTAGCGCGTCAGGTAATGAAAATATCCGCTATTTTTGAAGAGTCTTTTTGCGCATGAATATTCTATCTGATGTACAACAATTGGAGCCAGGCGAAAAGATCCAACTAGTGGAAGTGGATGCCAGTATTTTCGATGGTCCAATATTACGCTTTCATGCTTACAATATTCCCCATACTGCAGAAGAAATTAACACTGCAGAGGGTCAATTAAAACCGAAACCCATATGGTGGCAGGGTAATGAATACGGTGCCTGGCCATATGAGATAACCGGGTTAACAAAAAGTAGCGATGGTAGCCCGGCCAGGCCAACATTAAGTGTGAGTAATATTGATAGTCTGATCTCGTCACTCTGTTTGCAGTTTGCCGATATGGTGCAGGCCAAAGTGACAATTTTTGAGACCTTTTCCCATTATCTGGATAGCAAAAATTTTCCGGCTGGCAATCCTGCCGCCAACTTGGATGAATGCTTTAAGCAGGTTTTCTATATTGATCGTAAAAGCCGTGAAATAGCCGGCGGCATGATTGAATTTGAATTATCCAGCCCTTTTGATTTACAGGGTGTTATGTTGCCAATGCGTCAGATACACAATCTGTGCTATTGGTGTATGCGTGGCTGGTATCGAAGTGGTAATGGCTGTGCTTACAATGGTCAGCGTTATTTTGATGAAAAAGGCAACATTGTTGCCGATCCGGCCTTGGATGTTTGCGGCGGTATGATGAGTGATTGCAAAAAACGATTTGGCGAAAACCAACCATTAGATTTTGGTGGCTTTCCAGCAGCAGGGTTAATACGATGATAACAGAAAAAATCAAGCAAGCGTTATTTGCCCATGTTAAACAGCAATATCCCAATGAAGCCTGCGGGGTTATTTGCCAAAAAAGCCGAGTAAAAAAGTATTTCCCCTGCCATAATCTCGCTAGCCAGCCAAGCGAACATTTTACCTTATCGCCAGCAGATTATGCCAACGCCGAAGATTGGGGCACACCTATCGCGATTGTCCATAGCCACTGTGGGGAAGGGGTAACAACTCAACCCAGTGAAATTGATTGTCTGCAATGTGATGCTAATGGTTTCCACTGGATCATTATCTCATGGGCAGAGGGGGATTTACGGTTCATACAACCAAGAGGTGAGCGTCAGTTAACTGGGCGTCCATTTGTTTTGGGTTATGCCGATTGTTGGACATTAGTGATGGATTATTATCGGCAAAAACACGCTATTCAGCTACATAATTACAGTGTTGATCGCCACTGGTGGGAACAAGGCGAAAATCGCTATATGGATAACTGGCAACAAGCCGGATTTGTCGAATTTGACGGGGCGGCCAAAGACGGGGATATGGTAATTATGCAGATCCAGGCCAATGTGGCTAATCATGCCGGTATTTTGCTGGAAAATGGCATGCTGTTACACCATTTATATGGCCAGTTGAGCCGAATTATTCCCTATAGTGATTATTGGCGCGACAGAACCGTGAAAATTGTGCGCAGGGAAGAATTATTATGAATGAACTTAAAACAGTCCGCCTGTATGGACAACTGGGAGTCAGGTTTGGCCGTGTTCATCAATTAGCGATTAGTTCACCAAAAGAAGCAATTAAAGCCTTGTCGGTGCTGTACCACGGTTTTGAGCGCTATTTGGCTGATGCCCATTTAACCGGTATTGAGTTTGCCATCTTTAAAGGTAAGCAAAATATGGTTAAACAGGAATTTCACTTGAATACCATAGAGGATATTCGTATAGCACCGATAATAAAGGGCAGTAAACGAGGTGGTTTTTTTCAAACCATGCTAGGGGTAGCCATGATTGGGCTAGCGGTCTGGAATCCAGCATTTTTAGCCATGTCTTCTACGGTTGCTGGTGCGTTAATGGCCGGCGGGGTTTCAATGGCCTTAGGTGGTGTAGTGCAACTATTATCACCTCAACCGCAAGGCCCCGCAATTCGTCAAGAGGCGGATAATAAGCCCTCATATGCTTTTGGTGGTGCAGTAAATACCACCGCTCAAGGTAATCCAGTGCCATTACTTTATACCTTGGACAGAAAAGAGATCGGTGGAGCGATTATTTCCGCCGGTATTTACACCGAAGATCAAAAATAAGCGTAATAAATCTAATTAAGTCGCCGCTGGCGGCTTTTTTTATGGGTGATGAATGGCAAAGATAATTTATGGCGCTAAAGGAGGTGATGGAGGCGGTCATACTCTGGTTGAGTCCCCAGATAGCCTATTATCGGAATCAACAGCAAAAATTCTGTTGGCTATTTCAGAAGGTGAGATTGCGGGTGGATTAGATGCAACGCGTATTTTTTTAGATGCCACTCCGCTGGCTAATGCAGATGGAACAAAAAATTTTGCCGGCGTTAGCTGGGAGTTCCGGCCAGGTAGTGAACAGCAGGAATATATCAAGGGGATCCCTTCGGTTGATAATGAAATTGGCATTGACATGGAACTTAAGGATGAAACACCCTATGTCAGGGCGATAAGCAATACGCAATTATCCGCTATTCGGATCCGTTTTTCGCTACCGCAATTGCTGCAACAACACGATAACGGCGACACTTCAGGTTATCGCATTGATTATGCCATCGATCTATCGACTGATGGCACAGGTTATAAAGAGTTATTGCGCTCATCCTTTGATGGTAAAACGACCAGCGAATACCAGCGCACCCATCGTATTGATTTGCCAACAGCTAAAACCGGATGGCAATTACGCATTCGGCGCTTGACGGCCAATAAAAATACCGCGCGAATTGCCGATCGGCTTTTTATTGCTGCGATAACTGAAGTCATCGATGCCAAACTGAGATACCCTAACACGGCGCTGTTATTTATTACTTTTAATGCCAGACAATTTAATAACCGAATTCCCAAAATAAGCCTGCGCCCTAGAGCTGGCTTATTAGTAAAAATTCCAACCAATTATGATCCAATTAATCGAAGTTATTCCGGCGTTTGGGATGGCACCTTTAAAATGGCCGCTTCGAATAATCCGGCTTGGATTTTTTATGATTTAGTATTAAATAACCGTTATGGCTGTGGTGATCGAATTAATGCCAGTCAAATTGATAAATGGGATTTATATCTGATTGCTCAGTATTGTGATCAGTTAGTGCCGGATGGCTATGGCGGCGAAGGTAAAGAGCCACGTTTTTTATGTGATATTTATATTCAATCGCAAGAGTCGGCTTATCAAGTATTACACGATATCGCGGGCATTTTTCGTGGTATGACATACTGGGCGGATAATGCGGTTAAAGTGGTCGCTGATATGCCAGCGGCGGTAATTAGGGTTTTTACCCATGCCAATATCGTCGGTGGTAAGCCTGAATATTCTGGCGGCAGCCAACAGAATCGTTATACGCAGGTTTTAATTTCCTATTCTGACGCCAATAATCATAGTCATGATGCGATTGAAGCCGTATCTGACAGTAAATTGCAACGTCGATATGGTGTCCGTAAAGTGGACATATCAGCCATTGGCTGCACTAGACAGTCAGAGGCTAATCGCCGTGGTCGTTGGCTGTTATTGACCAATGCGAATGATCGCATGATCACTTTTCCAACGGGTTTGGAGGGGGTTGTCCCTTCACCCGGCCAGATTATCGGCGTCGCTGACGCTAACCTGGCCGGGCGTATTATCGGTGGCCGAGTGTCAGCGGTTGATAACCGCAAAGTCACTTTAGACCGGCCAGCGGATGTAAAAGCCGGTGATCGGTTAATTATTAATTTAGCGAATGGCAAATCAGAAGCTAGAACGGTACAAACAGTTAATGGAAAAAAAGTCACTGTCACCACGGCTTATTCCCAACCGATAGCAAAAAATGCGGTCTGGTCAGTGGATGCGCCTGATCTGGCAATTCAACTTTATCGGGTAATTAATATTAGCGATAACGGCGATCATAGCTACACCATTACCGGCACTGTGCATAATCCAGACAAATATGAACATATTGATGCTGGAGCCAGGATCGACGAAAGACCTATCACTGTTATTCCACCCGGTGTTCAGCCACCGCCAAAAGCGGTACGCATCACTGCTTATTCACAAATCAATCAAGGCATTGCTATCACCACACTAAGAGCCGACTGGGATGCGGCCGAATATGCCATTGCTTATGAAGCTGAATGGCGAAGGGGCAATAATAATTGGGTATCTGTTGCACGCACTTCGACATTAGGCTTTGAAGTTGAGGGAATTTATGCCGGCCGTTATCAGGTGCGGGTGCGGGCGATTAATTCCTCTAATATCTCATCGATATGGGCCAATGCGCCGGAGACAGAATTGCAGGGCAAAATTGGTGACCCACCGCCTCCGATCAATTTTCGTGCATCTACACTGGTATTTGGTATTAAATTAGATAGGCAATTTGCCCAAAATACCGAAGATAGCCTAAAAACAGAAATCCAATACAGCAAAAGCAAAGATGCTGACAATCTAATGCTGTTGGCTGATGTTCCCTATCCACTAAAAACCTATCAAATGTCAGGATTAGCCGCGGGTGTAATTTTCTATTTTCGTGACCGTCTGGTTGATAAATCGGGCAATCAATCGCCCTGGACAGAGTTTATTCGTGGTGAAGCGGAATTTGATGCTAGCACTATTATTGATGAAATCTCAGACAAAATTGCCGACAGTGAGTCTATCAAGCGCTTAAGGGAAGGGATAAACGGTAATAGCGAAGCGATATTGGAGAATGCTAAAGGCTTAAATGGTATTTTTCAGCACTACATGCGTGAAAACGGCAAAATGAAGGCCGAAATTATTGAAGTTCGCAATTACGTAGTGACCGAAACGACCGCATTAGCTGAAAAGTTAGATCAGGTCAGAGTCACGGCTGATGATTCGTGGGCAGCGGCGCAAAACGCCTTGCAGGCTAAATATGATCTAAAGAAAGGCGAAGCTTCGGCTACTTTTACTAACCTGGTTAAGATTGTTTATGACGGAGTTTCATATGATGCAGGCATGGTGATCGGTGCTGAGCTTAAAAATGGCAAAGTAACTACGCAAATCGGCTTTAGTGCTCAAACCTTTATTGTTTACAACCCAAGTAGCGGCAAGTTGGAGCCAGTCTTTGCCGTCCAAAATGGCCAGGTGTTTTTTAATTCGGCTTTTATTTCTACTGCTTCTATTACTAATGCCATTATTAAATCTGATATTCGTTCACCTAATTATGATCCAATCACTAAAACCGGAATGCGGATTAATTTTGCGGGTGGCACACTTGAATTTTATGGCAATGTTGCAGGTAAAGGCAGTATGACACAAGATAATAATCGTCTTGTAGCCAGAGACAATAAAAATGTAGTTAGAGCGGTATTCGGTTATCTGGAGGGTATTCAATGAGTTATGGCTTAAAAACCTATGATCAGCAAGGAAGAGAAATTATCTCATTAACAGACAGGTTAGGAAGAATTGTAGGTTATCATCGCATCCAACTAAAATTAGGACAACATTATCAAAATACTTTCAATCATCCGGAACTGGCGGGTTTAGGTCAGCTTTTTTACTGGATGCGAGACTGGGAATTTTGGAGTTTGGAGGGGCGAGGTTCGGTTACTATTTCTGGCACGGCTTTACGTGTTGATCTAATGGTAACTAAAGGTGGATCGGGAGCCCCTGGCTTGGGGCCGGTTGATATCTTTTATGGAGTCCGATAATGACCTACGGATTAAAGATTTATGGTCAACATGGTGTCTTACAGATAGATAATAGTTATGAGAAATTGAGTCTAGGGGTTAAAAGTAGTATTCATTTAAAAGGCGGAAACGAAGGCAGTAGTGCATGGGGTGAAACGGGAGCCTATAACCGCTTTAATGCTGACTGGAGTAATGATATTTCATTTTTTGCCTACACTTCATCAACCTGGATAAAAAGAGGCAATAAAGGGATTTGGCAACCTCTTGATCAAGGTTCTGGTAATTGTGTACTTTATGGATTTGGCACACAGAAAATAGACTGGTTTCCTTCATCTTATGAAATAGTGGTTAGAAATCAAGCCGGCGTAAATATATTTAAAAGCAGTTGGGCAATTTGTCGGATAATTGATGTTTTTAATTTATCTTTTACCGAATATTGGTCTTATAATGTGCCGGCGGGTAAAACCTATGCTATAGCTTTTGGTGGCGGGCGCGATCAATACAATGCAGTTAATGATGAAATGGAAGGTTATTCACACTATTTTAGAACGACCGGCAGCAAAATAGAAATAAGTTACCTGGCTGGATCGTGGTGGTTCAAAGATGGCGATGAACGGACTTATACCGCGAAAGAATTTCCGCTTTCAATTATTATTATTGATGTGACAAATTATTAAATATGACAAAATCATTCTTAATTTTATTTATAACAGTATTAGCTGGTTGTAATGGTATTAATTGGCAAGTCAAAAAAGTAGATTGTGCCGGCATCATTCATATTCAATCAGTCAAAAAGAGCGAAGCAGTCAGATTAATTAAATATGATGTAATTAATAATCAATATTATAGCCCTGGCAAACCTTTTCTGGGCATGATGGGATGGTTCGATCCTGCTGCTTTTGATGAAATTCGTTGCAGTCACTAACCCCCCTTAAATATTCAATAACGACTTATTATAAGTCGTTTTTTTATGACAAAATTTTAGGAAAACTTATGATATATAACACTGGCACAGTCACAATAGTGTCAGGATCAGCTATTGTTAGCGGTACTGGCACCAAATGGAATAGTAATAATCCGGTTGTTTCGATTGGCATGTTAATACTTATAAAACATAACAATATTAATTATCCCTACATGATCAAAGCGGTTAACAGTGACAATGAATTAGTTTTAGCCGAAACCGCAACATTTAGTGCAACAAATA is a genomic window of Arsenophonus apicola containing:
- a CDS encoding tail assembly protein: MNELKTVRLYGQLGVRFGRVHQLAISSPKEAIKALSVLYHGFERYLADAHLTGIEFAIFKGKQNMVKQEFHLNTIEDIRIAPIIKGSKRGGFFQTMLGVAMIGLAVWNPAFLAMSSTVAGALMAGGVSMALGGVVQLLSPQPQGPAIRQEADNKPSYAFGGAVNTTAQGNPVPLLYTLDRKEIGGAIISAGIYTEDQK
- a CDS encoding phage tail protein, whose product is MAMEEFKWQTQIQHQPAGEFSHRIKKVEFGDGYSQVAANGINPETQSWAFIYLGKKEQVMPIFYFIRRHTFKSFIWMPPFGDKGLYRVNADSISMTPLARQVMKISAIFEESFCA
- a CDS encoding type II toxin-antitoxin system RelE/ParE family toxin: MIFIETVIFTEDCKGLLTDDEYREFQQYLADNPDAGDVIQRTGGLRKVRWASSGKGKRAGVRVIYYHKVDVSHIRLLLIYKKGIKDDLSESEKKVLRTLNEGW
- a CDS encoding zinc ribbon domain-containing protein, with the protein product MEVIFYAIFLGLIPAMIANSKGRSFALWWIYGTLIFIIALVHSILIRKDNHVIEKRLASDGLVKCPFCAEMIKHEAIKCKHCASDLPKAQLHASNHPNDFDVTALTIRKKEGYLINDDEVKSLLNIYLKNHQKSVTLMLNLRMKLIPSEQHYLVRYMNHLIEGYNTGSQH
- a CDS encoding type II toxin-antitoxin system RelB/DinJ family antitoxin, with the protein product MSTIQIRVDEELKKNAYRAFDKMNLSPSDAMRLFLRYVVENEKLPFTEVSVLIAEQDDDNDILEVVRERLKKPARRVRVNLDEI
- a CDS encoding type II toxin-antitoxin system RelE family toxin gives rise to the protein MKFSIEFDERALKEWQKLDINIREQFKKKLRKLQDNPYIESARLHGELAGCFKIKLHSSGYRLVYQVIDEEIVIWVIAIAKREKSTVYKSATGRIAR
- a CDS encoding host specificity protein J encodes the protein MAKIIYGAKGGDGGGHTLVESPDSLLSESTAKILLAISEGEIAGGLDATRIFLDATPLANADGTKNFAGVSWEFRPGSEQQEYIKGIPSVDNEIGIDMELKDETPYVRAISNTQLSAIRIRFSLPQLLQQHDNGDTSGYRIDYAIDLSTDGTGYKELLRSSFDGKTTSEYQRTHRIDLPTAKTGWQLRIRRLTANKNTARIADRLFIAAITEVIDAKLRYPNTALLFITFNARQFNNRIPKISLRPRAGLLVKIPTNYDPINRSYSGVWDGTFKMAASNNPAWIFYDLVLNNRYGCGDRINASQIDKWDLYLIAQYCDQLVPDGYGGEGKEPRFLCDIYIQSQESAYQVLHDIAGIFRGMTYWADNAVKVVADMPAAVIRVFTHANIVGGKPEYSGGSQQNRYTQVLISYSDANNHSHDAIEAVSDSKLQRRYGVRKVDISAIGCTRQSEANRRGRWLLLTNANDRMITFPTGLEGVVPSPGQIIGVADANLAGRIIGGRVSAVDNRKVTLDRPADVKAGDRLIINLANGKSEARTVQTVNGKKVTVTTAYSQPIAKNAVWSVDAPDLAIQLYRVINISDNGDHSYTITGTVHNPDKYEHIDAGARIDERPITVIPPGVQPPPKAVRITAYSQINQGIAITTLRADWDAAEYAIAYEAEWRRGNNNWVSVARTSTLGFEVEGIYAGRYQVRVRAINSSNISSIWANAPETELQGKIGDPPPPINFRASTLVFGIKLDRQFAQNTEDSLKTEIQYSKSKDADNLMLLADVPYPLKTYQMSGLAAGVIFYFRDRLVDKSGNQSPWTEFIRGEAEFDASTIIDEISDKIADSESIKRLREGINGNSEAILENAKGLNGIFQHYMRENGKMKAEIIEVRNYVVTETTALAEKLDQVRVTADDSWAAAQNALQAKYDLKKGEASATFTNLVKIVYDGVSYDAGMVIGAELKNGKVTTQIGFSAQTFIVYNPSSGKLEPVFAVQNGQVFFNSAFISTASITNAIIKSDIRSPNYDPITKTGMRINFAGGTLEFYGNVAGKGSMTQDNNRLVARDNKNVVRAVFGYLEGIQ
- the nadS gene encoding NadS family protein; translated protein: MDKKLFSRLTESMEQMNEIISGERAPSRETMVEAVKVKQIRKATGLSQAGFAKLISVNVGTLRNWEQGRRDPTGPAKALLRAIEKDPVHVLKALSI
- a CDS encoding phage minor tail protein L: MNILSDVQQLEPGEKIQLVEVDASIFDGPILRFHAYNIPHTAEEINTAEGQLKPKPIWWQGNEYGAWPYEITGLTKSSDGSPARPTLSVSNIDSLISSLCLQFADMVQAKVTIFETFSHYLDSKNFPAGNPAANLDECFKQVFYIDRKSREIAGGMIEFELSSPFDLQGVMLPMRQIHNLCYWCMRGWYRSGNGCAYNGQRYFDEKGNIVADPALDVCGGMMSDCKKRFGENQPLDFGGFPAAGLIR
- a CDS encoding C40 family peptidase translates to MITEKIKQALFAHVKQQYPNEACGVICQKSRVKKYFPCHNLASQPSEHFTLSPADYANAEDWGTPIAIVHSHCGEGVTTQPSEIDCLQCDANGFHWIIISWAEGDLRFIQPRGERQLTGRPFVLGYADCWTLVMDYYRQKHAIQLHNYSVDRHWWEQGENRYMDNWQQAGFVEFDGAAKDGDMVIMQIQANVANHAGILLENGMLLHHLYGQLSRIIPYSDYWRDRTVKIVRREELL